In the Aeromicrobium fastidiosum genome, ATCGTGAGCAGCAGCGGGGCGCTCGCGACCAAGGCGACGGCGAAGAACGCACAGCATCCGACCTTCATGGCGGGTCGCAGGCTGGCAGCCAGGTGCGGGACGAGCAGCGCGCCGGTCGCGGCGCTGACCATCGGGGGGACGACCGGCATGAGCCATCCGCCGAACGCCGGCCCGCCATAGGGGTCCGCTCCGCGCAGGGTGCGGCGGGGAATGCTGATCAGCGTCCACAGGCCCAGTGCCGTGCCGGCAGACCACAGGACGACATCGACGGCTACGGCAGCGCCGAGGCCCACGAGGTCGACCCCGACCAGCAGTGTGGCCGCCCCGACGGTCATGAGTGCCATCGCGGGCGCACCGTAGAAGTGGGCAATGACGGGGTGCTCGACGTGGCCGCGTGCCGTCGAGGGACGCAGCCCCCACTGCGCCGCCGTCGCTGCGCCGACCGCGAGCAGGAGCAGCGACGCCAGGGCCCACATCACGATTGACAGCGCGTGGAGACCGCGGGCGTGGACCGGCAGGCCGGCCGCGGCGGTGGCGACGATGCCGGTGCCCATGACCCACGTGAACCAGTGCGGCCCGACCGCCGACAGCGCGTCGTCGGACGAGCCGCGTCGCAGGCCGAGGGAAACGGTCGTGGTCATGAGTCCACTGTCGTCCGGGACGCCGCCCGGCAGTAGAGGCAGATCGGCGTGCATCCACAGGGTCGACCTGTGGGTGGGCGTACGCTGTCGACGTGCCGCCCAGCCCCCACCTGCCCGATGTCGCAGCCCTCGCGCTGCTGGTCGAGGTGGCGCGCCTCGGCAGCATCGGTGCGGCCGCCCGCTCGCACGGCACGACGCAGCAGGCTGCCTCCGAGCGACTGCGGTCGCTCGAGACCCAGGTCGGCTTCGCGGTGCTGCGCCGTGGCGCGCGGGGATCGACGCTGACGCCGTCGGGCACGGTGCTGGTCGAGTGGGCGTCGCGTCTGCTGGAGGTCGCCGACGAGGTCGACGGTGCCATCGCCACGCTGCGCGACGACGTCCGCCGCGAGCTGCACGTCGCCGCCAGCATGACGATCGCCGAGCACCTCGTGCCGCGGTGGCTCGTGCAGCTGCGCCGCCGACAGGTGCGAGAGGGCGTCCCGCCGACCACGGTCAGCCTGCACGCGGCCAACAGCCGGGACGTCGTCGCCGCGGTCGTCGACGGATCGGCCGACCTCGGCTTCGTCGAGGGCACGGAGCCGCCGAAGGGCAAGGGCCTCGCCGTCCGCGACGTCGGGTCCGACGAGCTCGTGCTGGTCGTCGGAGCCGACGACCGGCTGGCCGCGACCCGCCGGGCGCTGGGCCCGCAGCTGGTCGCCGGCCTGACGCTGACCAGCCGCGAGGTCGGATCGGGCACCCGCGAGGTGGTCGAGCGCGCCCTCGCCGAGCACGGCCTGGAGATGGCACCGCCCGAGGCCGAGCTCACGACGTCCACCGCGGTGCGCTCGTCGGTGCGGGCCGGGGGAGCGCCGGCCTTCCTCAGCTCGCTGGTGGTCGAGGGCGACCTGGCATCGGGGCACCTCGTCGCGGTGCCCACGACAGGTCTCGACCTGCGGCGCACGTTTCGCGCGGTCTGGGCAGGGAGCGACGCGCCGCCAGCCGGGCCCGTGCGCGAGCTGCTCGGGCTCGCGAGTGCCGCGGGCTGATCGCACGGGCCGAGAACGCGGGAAAACCCCACTGTTCGGACGGCCCTGCGGCGAGCAGGATCAGGAGACCCCGACCCAAGGAGCTCCCATGTCCGCACCGTCCCGCACGCGCCGCGACAGCTGGTGGCGCACCGCGCCCGTCCTGACCATCGCGGTGCTGGCCCTCGTGATGTCGACCGCCGGTGGTGCGTACGCCGTCGCCAAGAACAGCATCGGCAGCAAGCAGCTCAAGAACAATGCCGTCACCACGACCAAGATCAAGAAGAGCGCCGTGCAGTCGTCCGACATCCGCGACGGTGTGGTCACGGGGGCCGACGTCAAGGACGGTTCGCTGACGGCCGGTGACTTCGCGCCCGGCCAGCTGCCGCCCGTCCCAGCCGGATCCAGCCGCATCTTCTTCGCGAAGGTCGACGCGTCCGGGCTCCTGACGGCCAGGTCGCCGGGTGTGGTGTCTGCCAGCAG is a window encoding:
- a CDS encoding C4-dicarboxylate ABC transporter, translated to MTTTVSLGLRRGSSDDALSAVGPHWFTWVMGTGIVATAAAGLPVHARGLHALSIVMWALASLLLLAVGAATAAQWGLRPSTARGHVEHPVIAHFYGAPAMALMTVGAATLLVGVDLVGLGAAVAVDVVLWSAGTALGLWTLISIPRRTLRGADPYGGPAFGGWLMPVVPPMVSAATGALLVPHLAASLRPAMKVGCCAFFAVALVASAPLLLTIVRRTLDGHIGEPTSIPTLVIVLGPLGQSATAAHVLGGLAGGTAQAVALGYGCAAVGVALTWALVAAVIVARAIRDGLPFALTWWSFTFPVGTVVTGTSGLAVATGSDVLSALAAGLFVALVGAWTVVAALTVRGLVGGVLLAPPTRRG
- a CDS encoding LysR family transcriptional regulator, whose product is MPPSPHLPDVAALALLVEVARLGSIGAAARSHGTTQQAASERLRSLETQVGFAVLRRGARGSTLTPSGTVLVEWASRLLEVADEVDGAIATLRDDVRRELHVAASMTIAEHLVPRWLVQLRRRQVREGVPPTTVSLHAANSRDVVAAVVDGSADLGFVEGTEPPKGKGLAVRDVGSDELVLVVGADDRLAATRRALGPQLVAGLTLTSREVGSGTREVVERALAEHGLEMAPPEAELTTSTAVRSSVRAGGAPAFLSSLVVEGDLASGHLVAVPTTGLDLRRTFRAVWAGSDAPPAGPVRELLGLASAAG